From the Leucobacter denitrificans genome, one window contains:
- a CDS encoding TetR/AcrR family transcriptional regulator: MARPKAPLLSREIIARAAIELVEEGHELQVVPLAERLGVSTSSLYHHVEGRVGIVHAIREVLGEEYSLTPVPSSSWEETVRKSTHTLWRLYGDHPKVMPLLLSVVITEPTTVDFYTLIIDALDEAGIPEDEQLSTVEMLDAFAFGVALDALSPDLIFEPSGEHERLNRLIRKHPSGRERNALLFERGLDVIVLGIRERARLAALGA; the protein is encoded by the coding sequence GTGGCCAGACCCAAAGCACCGCTGCTCAGCCGAGAGATTATCGCGCGCGCCGCCATCGAGCTTGTCGAAGAGGGGCACGAACTGCAGGTTGTACCGCTCGCCGAGCGCCTTGGAGTAAGCACGTCATCGCTGTATCACCACGTGGAGGGGCGGGTGGGCATCGTTCACGCAATCCGCGAAGTGCTCGGCGAGGAGTACTCGCTCACTCCCGTGCCCTCCTCTTCTTGGGAGGAGACGGTGCGCAAGTCGACCCACACGCTGTGGCGGCTTTACGGGGATCACCCGAAGGTCATGCCGCTCCTGCTCAGCGTCGTGATCACCGAGCCCACCACCGTCGACTTCTACACCCTCATCATCGACGCGCTCGACGAGGCCGGAATTCCCGAGGACGAACAGCTGAGCACCGTCGAGATGCTCGACGCCTTCGCGTTCGGCGTGGCGCTTGACGCGCTCTCACCAGACCTCATCTTCGAGCCCAGCGGTGAGCACGAGCGCCTGAATCGGCTCATCCGGAAACACCCGTCGGGCCGCGAGCGCAATGCGCTACTCTTCGAACGCGGTCTCGACGTCATCGTGCTCGGAATTCGTGAGCGCGCGAGGCTCGCGGCTCTGGGCGCGTAA
- a CDS encoding MFS transporter, producing MTTPATALGHVPAPNSTPAPHDPRVPLGWKNGSATFMLSLAGLMMANLAPLIMSVLGELGFDIVESGNILTWALLASAVVGLGTARLAAGAHRRALAAAGLVVATLGFAVAAMLTGPAVVVASFIIGGAGVGTAIAASGAAIAAIRNPNRVSATSGVVNRVLVMIVLAIIPIIGLSQISVFGALAVLSLIGLVLAAWLPNAPDYAEPVEVTQSLKIAEPRRITIAGIVLLVLFPVWGASEDAVWTLTSVLGDNVGLDPAALGFALSAAAGGGAIAMIIVTVFGNRMGRAVPLVIALVLGGAVKMWIGLATDPSTLAALIIVVNTIYGFAFVLFLATAAGLDARGRWSAPLIGAYLVGSSFAPIIGAWIIDAVGIPTFGVLMGIVSFIAIVPAVWVARVSIGAEKALARQGATS from the coding sequence ATGACGACCCCCGCCACCGCGCTCGGCCACGTGCCAGCGCCAAATTCCACGCCCGCGCCGCACGATCCGCGCGTTCCCCTCGGGTGGAAAAACGGCAGCGCCACCTTTATGCTCTCGCTCGCAGGCCTCATGATGGCGAACCTCGCCCCGCTCATCATGAGTGTGCTCGGCGAACTCGGGTTCGACATCGTTGAATCGGGCAACATCCTCACCTGGGCACTTCTCGCCTCGGCAGTCGTCGGCCTCGGCACCGCACGCCTCGCAGCAGGCGCGCACCGGCGGGCGCTCGCCGCAGCTGGTCTCGTTGTCGCGACTCTCGGCTTCGCGGTCGCCGCGATGCTGACGGGGCCCGCGGTTGTTGTCGCGAGCTTCATCATCGGTGGGGCGGGCGTTGGAACCGCGATTGCAGCGTCTGGCGCTGCGATCGCGGCGATCCGCAACCCGAACCGCGTGAGCGCCACGAGCGGTGTCGTCAACCGCGTGCTCGTGATGATCGTGCTCGCGATCATTCCCATCATTGGCCTGAGCCAAATCAGCGTGTTCGGTGCACTCGCGGTGCTCTCGCTCATTGGGCTGGTACTCGCTGCCTGGCTTCCCAACGCGCCAGATTATGCCGAGCCCGTCGAGGTCACCCAGTCATTGAAAATCGCCGAGCCGCGCCGCATCACCATTGCTGGCATAGTGCTGCTCGTGCTGTTCCCAGTCTGGGGCGCGAGCGAAGATGCGGTCTGGACGCTCACCTCGGTCCTCGGCGACAACGTCGGGCTCGATCCCGCGGCCCTCGGCTTCGCGCTCAGCGCCGCGGCCGGTGGCGGCGCAATCGCAATGATCATTGTGACCGTCTTCGGCAACCGCATGGGTCGCGCTGTTCCGCTGGTTATTGCGCTCGTACTCGGCGGTGCCGTCAAGATGTGGATCGGTCTCGCCACCGACCCCTCCACGCTCGCCGCGCTCATCATCGTCGTGAACACCATCTACGGTTTCGCGTTCGTGCTCTTCCTCGCGACCGCCGCAGGACTCGACGCCCGCGGTCGCTGGTCGGCGCCACTCATCGGTGCGTACCTCGTCGGTTCGAGCTTTGCCCCGATCATCGGTGCGTGGATCATCGACGCCGTCGGCATTCCGACCTTCGGCGTGCTCATGGGCATTGTGAGCTTCATCGCGATCGTTCCTGCGGTCTGGGTCGCTCGTGTGTCAATTGGAGCCGAGAAGGCACTTGCTCGTCAGGGGGCGACATCGTGA
- a CDS encoding LysR family transcriptional regulator ArgP, protein MDLPIDHLRTLAAVVHQGSLEGAAKQLHITPSAVSQRIRGLEERVGSVLLRRTRPVSVTEAGAAVLRAARQVEQVVSDLASELEQGSTGGSLIPVVVNADSLATWFVPALARAARETGARFEVIRADETISTEKLQNGEAMAALTATREAVPGCTSSPIGVDRYYAVATPEFAVEYFASGLSAATLAAAPQLEFDRHDMFQQRFIKRITRARVDPPRHFVPSSAEFVMAIELGMGWGMVPRLQCAESLASGRLVEIMPGSHIDLPLYWQRWNLRSPVLDALSEVIADEARHAFLSPVKQE, encoded by the coding sequence ATGGATCTCCCCATCGACCACCTCCGCACCCTCGCCGCCGTCGTGCACCAGGGGTCGCTCGAGGGCGCCGCTAAGCAGTTGCACATCACGCCATCGGCGGTGAGTCAACGCATCCGCGGCCTCGAAGAGCGGGTTGGCTCGGTGCTGTTGCGTCGCACCAGACCCGTGTCGGTCACCGAGGCTGGCGCCGCGGTACTTCGCGCCGCGCGCCAGGTTGAGCAGGTGGTAAGTGACCTCGCGAGTGAACTCGAGCAGGGATCCACCGGAGGCTCACTCATTCCCGTTGTGGTGAACGCCGACTCACTCGCGACCTGGTTCGTTCCGGCCCTCGCACGTGCGGCCCGCGAAACCGGGGCCCGCTTCGAGGTGATCCGCGCCGACGAGACGATCTCGACCGAGAAGCTACAGAACGGCGAGGCGATGGCCGCACTCACCGCGACGCGCGAGGCGGTGCCCGGGTGCACCTCATCCCCCATTGGGGTGGATCGGTACTACGCCGTCGCAACCCCCGAGTTCGCAGTCGAGTACTTCGCATCAGGGCTCAGCGCTGCAACCCTCGCCGCTGCACCGCAGCTCGAATTCGATCGACACGACATGTTTCAACAGCGCTTCATCAAGCGGATCACCCGGGCCCGAGTCGATCCACCCCGACACTTCGTACCCTCGTCTGCCGAGTTCGTCATGGCGATTGAGCTCGGCATGGGATGGGGCATGGTGCCGCGGCTGCAGTGCGCGGAATCGCTCGCTTCGGGGCGACTCGTCGAGATCATGCCGGGATCGCACATCGACCTGCCGCTCTACTGGCAACGGTGGAACCTCCGCTCCCCGGTGCTCGATGCGCTCTCCGAAGTGATTGCCGACGAAGCTCGACACGCATTTCTTTCACCGGTGAAGCAGGAATAG
- a CDS encoding agmatine deiminase family protein: MAWRMPSETAPHERTWMAFPRPGYTLGESAAEQEDGYAAWAETANAIVQFEPLTMVVDPSEVERAKRMLASEIEILEAPLDEFWMRDFGPTFVVDDERPGVLGAVNWVFNGWGDPEWAEWELSAKIGRTVAESVGAEVISSLLVNEGGGIHVDGEGTVLLTETVQLDPRRNKYADKARVEAEMARTIGASHAVWLPRGLTRDYDEFGTNGHVDIVATITSPGHLLLHSQEDPAHPDFEVSAQLREFFTGQVDAAGRKFTVHEIAAPKTLKDDEGFVDWSYVNHLVVNDGVIACGFDEPEADTRAREILAEVYPGRKVVTVDARPMFARGGGIHCITQQQPRV; the protein is encoded by the coding sequence ATGGCCTGGCGCATGCCCTCAGAAACCGCACCCCACGAACGCACCTGGATGGCGTTCCCACGCCCCGGCTACACCCTAGGCGAATCGGCAGCCGAGCAAGAAGATGGCTACGCGGCGTGGGCCGAGACCGCAAATGCGATCGTGCAGTTCGAACCACTCACCATGGTGGTGGATCCGAGCGAGGTCGAGCGCGCAAAGCGCATGCTCGCGAGCGAGATCGAGATTCTCGAGGCACCGCTAGACGAGTTTTGGATGCGCGACTTCGGACCCACCTTCGTCGTGGACGACGAGCGGCCGGGCGTGCTCGGCGCGGTGAACTGGGTGTTCAACGGGTGGGGCGACCCCGAGTGGGCCGAGTGGGAACTCTCGGCCAAGATCGGCCGCACGGTCGCCGAGTCGGTCGGCGCTGAGGTCATCTCATCGCTGCTCGTGAATGAGGGCGGCGGGATCCACGTCGACGGCGAGGGCACCGTGCTGCTCACCGAGACCGTGCAGCTCGACCCGCGCCGCAACAAGTACGCCGATAAGGCCCGCGTCGAGGCCGAGATGGCGCGCACCATCGGCGCCTCGCACGCCGTGTGGCTGCCGCGCGGACTCACCCGCGACTACGACGAGTTCGGCACGAACGGCCACGTCGACATCGTCGCAACCATCACCTCGCCTGGCCACCTGCTGCTCCACTCACAAGAAGACCCAGCTCACCCAGACTTCGAAGTAAGCGCGCAGCTTCGCGAGTTCTTCACGGGCCAGGTCGACGCCGCGGGCCGCAAGTTCACCGTGCACGAGATTGCGGCGCCGAAGACACTCAAAGATGACGAGGGCTTCGTCGACTGGAGCTACGTGAACCACCTCGTCGTGAACGACGGCGTGATCGCCTGCGGGTTCGACGAGCCGGAGGCAGACACCCGCGCTCGCGAAATCCTCGCCGAGGTCTACCCTGGCCGCAAGGTGGTCACGGTCGACGCCCGCCCGATGTTCGCGCGCGGCGGCGGGATCCACTGCATCACCCAGCAGCAACCACGAGTCTAA
- a CDS encoding TetR/AcrR family transcriptional regulator, with the protein MINSEIARKCTEWIRMPSRAAARTTRKSAAERRAEIASTAESIARESGLSSVTMRAVGARIGIAPTLVLHHAESMDLLVANTFERIVGSELGEVTELASQVREPGRALPELLKSVLDGSRTEVTRVWVESWVLGRENAELAARVRAQMDAWRALLANLIEAGEAAGVYRVADPLAVAGQLLGMIDGVGAHSLVGWQDDENRVDLMLRAVDAMLGVASD; encoded by the coding sequence GTGATCAACAGTGAGATTGCTCGCAAATGTACCGAATGGATCCGCATGCCGTCAAGAGCCGCAGCCCGCACGACCCGCAAGTCGGCGGCTGAGCGGCGCGCCGAGATTGCCTCCACAGCCGAGTCCATTGCGCGTGAATCGGGGCTGTCTAGTGTGACCATGCGCGCAGTCGGGGCGCGGATCGGAATCGCGCCAACCCTCGTGCTTCACCATGCAGAGAGCATGGACCTCTTGGTTGCCAACACATTTGAGCGGATCGTCGGATCGGAGCTCGGTGAGGTGACAGAACTCGCCTCGCAAGTTCGTGAGCCTGGGCGGGCACTCCCTGAGCTTCTCAAGTCGGTGCTCGACGGTTCGCGTACAGAAGTCACTCGGGTCTGGGTGGAGTCGTGGGTGCTCGGCCGAGAGAACGCAGAACTCGCGGCACGCGTGCGCGCTCAGATGGATGCGTGGCGGGCGCTACTCGCAAACCTCATTGAGGCTGGCGAGGCGGCGGGGGTGTATCGGGTCGCCGATCCGCTCGCTGTCGCCGGGCAGCTGCTCGGCATGATCGACGGCGTCGGTGCCCACTCACTCGTCGGTTGGCAAGATGACGAGAACCGTGTGGATCTCATGCTGCGGGCGGTCGACGCCATGCTCGGCGTGGCGTCGGATTGA
- the lysE gene encoding L-lysine exporter, which translates to MILPLLIGIGSGLSLIVAIGAQNAFVLRQGIRREHVLPVVLICGVTDAMLELLGVAGIGLIVERAPVVLDVVRWGGVAFLIWYAWSAARRAMRPEVLVAGAGGETTLKKTVLACLAITYLNPHVYLDTMVLMGSIGNAQGDPARWWFVAGGAIASIGWFFLLGYGARALTRFFATPRSWRILDGVVAVTMLVIAARLAFGGIAG; encoded by the coding sequence GTGATCCTTCCACTTCTCATCGGCATCGGCAGCGGCCTCTCGCTCATCGTCGCGATCGGCGCGCAGAACGCGTTCGTGCTCAGGCAGGGCATTCGGCGCGAGCACGTGCTGCCGGTGGTGCTCATTTGTGGAGTCACTGACGCGATGCTCGAGCTGCTCGGTGTCGCCGGAATCGGCCTCATCGTCGAGCGTGCTCCGGTTGTTCTCGACGTGGTGCGCTGGGGCGGCGTCGCTTTCCTCATTTGGTACGCCTGGTCGGCGGCGAGACGCGCGATGCGACCCGAGGTGCTCGTAGCTGGAGCCGGCGGCGAAACTACACTGAAGAAGACCGTGCTCGCCTGCCTCGCGATTACATATCTCAACCCGCACGTCTACCTCGACACCATGGTGCTCATGGGGTCGATCGGCAACGCACAGGGCGACCCGGCCAGATGGTGGTTCGTGGCCGGCGGCGCGATTGCGAGCATCGGCTGGTTCTTCCTTCTCGGGTACGGCGCTCGCGCGCTCACGCGATTCTTCGCGACCCCGCGTTCGTGGCGGATCCTCGACGGTGTCGTCGCCGTGACCATGCTCGTGATCGCCGCCCGCCTCGCCTTTGGCGGGATCGCGGGTTAG
- a CDS encoding threonine aldolase family protein: protein MPSNELATPHSFASDNWSGIHPEVLAAITAANTGAARAYGGDAWTERFQQVARELFGAETEAFPVFNGTGANVLALQAATPRWGAVICARNAHINTAETGAPEKTGGLKLLPLEGEHGKLTPEIVAREAWGWGDEHRASPDVVSISQVTEVGTCYTPDEIRALADQAHELGMLLHVDGSRLGNAAAHLGTSLAAITNDAGVDLLSLGGTKNGALAAEAVVVLRPGSTPGITSLRKMNLQLSSKMRFISAQLTALYGGDLWLRSARHANAMADRLAEGLEPLGATLLHPVESNAVFCELDPEVAARADLRTSRGKGNTYRLMCAFDTTPEAVDELLATLRG, encoded by the coding sequence GTGCCATCGAACGAACTCGCAACGCCCCACTCATTCGCCTCCGACAACTGGTCGGGGATCCACCCCGAGGTGCTCGCCGCGATCACAGCCGCGAACACCGGGGCAGCCCGGGCGTATGGCGGCGATGCGTGGACCGAAAGGTTTCAGCAAGTTGCGCGCGAGCTGTTTGGCGCCGAGACTGAGGCGTTTCCTGTGTTCAACGGCACTGGCGCGAACGTACTTGCGCTGCAGGCCGCGACCCCACGGTGGGGTGCGGTGATCTGCGCTCGCAATGCGCACATCAATACCGCAGAGACCGGCGCCCCGGAGAAAACAGGTGGCCTCAAGCTGCTACCTCTCGAGGGCGAGCACGGCAAGCTCACCCCCGAGATCGTCGCGCGCGAGGCATGGGGCTGGGGCGATGAACACCGCGCTTCACCAGACGTCGTCTCGATCTCGCAGGTCACAGAAGTAGGCACGTGCTACACGCCCGACGAGATCCGAGCACTCGCCGATCAGGCTCACGAACTCGGCATGCTGCTGCACGTCGATGGATCACGTCTCGGCAACGCCGCCGCGCACCTCGGAACGAGCCTGGCCGCGATCACGAACGACGCCGGGGTCGACCTGCTGAGCCTCGGAGGCACGAAGAACGGTGCGCTCGCGGCTGAGGCGGTGGTGGTGTTGCGGCCCGGATCCACCCCGGGAATCACCTCGCTGCGCAAGATGAACCTGCAGCTCTCGTCGAAGATGCGGTTCATCTCAGCCCAGCTCACCGCCCTGTACGGGGGCGATCTGTGGCTGCGATCGGCTCGGCATGCGAACGCAATGGCGGATCGGCTAGCCGAGGGACTCGAGCCGCTCGGCGCGACACTACTCCACCCCGTCGAATCAAACGCGGTGTTCTGCGAGCTCGACCCCGAGGTCGCAGCTCGGGCAGACCTCCGCACCTCGCGAGGCAAGGGAAACACCTACCGTCTCATGTGCGCATTCGACACCACGCCCGAGGCCGTCGACGAGCTACTCGCAACGCTTCGCGGCTAA